The proteins below come from a single Nitrosospira sp. Is2 genomic window:
- a CDS encoding c-type cytochrome, which translates to MQGTKLISNMMVLAALALSNQVFAETSPEAGKIKGDPSKGQQIATQVCAACHNADGNSLIPANPSLAGQHTEYITKQLNDFKSEGGKPAARESAVMSAMVAPLTPEDMKNLAAYYAQQKPKPGAAKDKALAEQGEKVYRGGNLETSVPACAGCHSPNGSGLPPNYPRLAGQHQDYTLTQLRAFRKELRSNDDNQVMHMITTRMSEKEMQAVSEFISGLR; encoded by the coding sequence ATGCAAGGCACGAAACTGATTTCGAATATGATGGTATTGGCCGCACTGGCGCTTTCCAATCAGGTTTTTGCGGAAACTTCGCCGGAGGCTGGAAAGATCAAGGGCGACCCGTCTAAAGGTCAGCAAATTGCAACTCAGGTTTGCGCGGCATGCCACAACGCCGACGGTAATAGCCTTATACCCGCAAATCCAAGCTTGGCCGGACAGCATACCGAGTATATCACCAAGCAATTGAATGATTTCAAGTCCGAGGGCGGGAAGCCGGCGGCGCGGGAAAGCGCGGTAATGAGCGCGATGGTCGCGCCTCTCACCCCCGAGGACATGAAGAATCTTGCTGCTTACTATGCCCAGCAGAAGCCCAAGCCGGGAGCTGCAAAAGACAAAGCCCTGGCTGAACAGGGCGAGAAAGTATACCGGGGGGGCAACCTCGAGACGAGTGTTCCTGCTTGCGCAGGATGCCATTCGCCCAATGGTTCTGGTCTTCCGCCTAACTATCCTCGCCTTGCCGGTCAGCACCAGGACTACACCCTGACGCAACTGCGCGCATTTCGGAAGGAGTTGCGTTCAAACGATGACAACCAGGTGATGCATATGATCACCACGCGCATGAGCGAAAAGGAAATGCAGGCAGTTTCCGAGTTTATCTCGGGCCTGCGCTGA